The Poecilia reticulata strain Guanapo linkage group LG13, Guppy_female_1.0+MT, whole genome shotgun sequence genome has a segment encoding these proteins:
- the tmem120ab gene encoding transmembrane protein 120A-like, with product MPQSLAIQEEWKSLEQDFQTLQETHKKYLQKLDEISKLQSSCSSSIARQRKRLKEMSSQVNKCTKGSSADDAKTLGNIKEKVKTQEHAFSEMDAFLPKKNGLYLSLVLGNVNVTLLSKQSKFAYKDEYEKFKLYLTVILLLLSFICLFFVSYRFLDAIFNFLLVWFYCTLTIRESVLITNGSRIKGWWVFHHYISAFLSGVMLTWPDGILYQTFRGQFLAYSLYQNFVQCLQYYYQSGCLYRLRTLGERHNMDLTVEGFQSWMWKGLTFLLPFLFFGHFWQLLNGVSLFRMAQLPDCREWQVRVCGACFLILFMGNFFTTLAVVRHKSKSRNQKPKSM from the exons ATGCCTCAATCACTGGCAATTCAGGAGGAATGGAAATCTCTGGAGCAAGATTTTCAGACGCTTCAG GagacacataaaaaatatctaCAGAAACTGGATGAAATCTCCAAACTCCAGAGCAGCTGTTCGTCATCTATCGCCCGTCAGAGGAAAAGATTGAAGGAGATGTCCAGCCAAGTCAATAA gTGCACAAAGGGATCATCAGCAGATGATGCAAAGACTTTAGGTAACATAAAAGAGAAAGTCAAGACCCAAGAACATGCTTTTTCTGAAATGGATGCTTTCCTTCCCAAGAAAAATGG GTTATACCTCAGTCTGGTTCTCGGaaatgtgaatgtgactctTCTGAGCAAGCAGTCAAA ATTTGCCTACAAGGATGAATACGAGAAGTTCAAGCTGTACCTCACAGTGATCTTACTGCTGCTCTCTTTCATATGTTTATTCTTCGTGAGCTACAG ATTTCTGGACGCAATCTTCAACTTCCTGCTGGTTTGGTTCTACTGCACACTAACTATCAGAGAAAGCGTCCTCATCACAAATGGATCCAG GATCAAAGGATGGTGGGTTTTTCACCACTACATCTCAGCCTTTCTGTCCGGTGTGATGCTGACATG GCCAGACGGGATCCTTTACCAGACGTTCAGGGGCCAATTTCTTGCCTATTCCTTATATCAAA ATTTTGTTCAGTGTCTGCAGTACTACTATCAGAGCGGATGTCTGTACAGACTTCGCACGCTGGGAGAAAGACACAACATGGATCTGACTGTTG AGGGATTCCAGTCCTGGATGTGGAAAGGGCTGACGTTTCTCTTGCCCTTCCTGTTTTTTGGTCAT ttCTGGCAGCTCTTGAATGGCGTGTCTCTGTTCAGAATGGCTCAGCTCCCAGACTGCAGGGAATGGCAG GTCCGGGTGTGTGGTGCCTGCTTCCTCATTCTGTTCATGGGGAATTTCTTCACTACCCTCGCAGTTGTTCGTCACAAGTCGAAAAGCAGGAATCAGAAACCAAAGAGCATGTGA